A single Opisthocomus hoazin isolate bOpiHoa1 chromosome 1, bOpiHoa1.hap1, whole genome shotgun sequence DNA region contains:
- the GATD3 gene encoding glutamine amidotransferase-like class 1 domain-containing protein 3, mitochondrial: protein MLASRGPVLRTALRRAAPGGLASFHGSARRPRAARVAVVLSGCGVYDGTEIHEASAILVHLSRGGAEVQMYAPDVPQMHVIDHSKGQPAEAESRNVLVESARIARGKIASLAKLTTADHDAVIFPGGFGAAKNLSTFAVDGKDCKVNGEVERVLKDFHKAGKPIGLCCISPVLAAKVLSGAEVTVGHEEEEGGKWPYAGTAGAIKELGGKHCVKEVTEAHVDAKNKVVTTPAFMCETELHKIFDGIGAMVKNVLKLTGK from the exons ATGCTGGCCTCCCGCGGGCCGGTCCTGCGCACCGCGCtgcggcgggcagcgcccggcggcCTCGCCTCCTTCCACGGCTCCGCTCGgcgcccccgcgccgcccgcgtGGCTGTG GTCCTGTCTGGTTGTGGTGTCTACGATGGCACAGAAATCCATGAGGCCTCAGC CATACTGGTACATCTTAGTCGCGGGGGAGCTGAGGTTCAGATGTATGCTCCAGATGTTCCTCAGATGCATGTCATTGACCACAGTAAAGGGCAACCAGCTGAAGCTGAGTCAAG GAATGTTTTAGTGGAATCTGCAAGGATTGCTCGTGGTAAAATTGCAAGTCTGGCTAAGCTCACTACAGCAGACCATGATGCTGTGATATTCCCTGGTGGATTTGGAGCTGCTAAAAACTT ATCTACCTTTGCTGTTGATGGGAAAGACTGCAAGGTGAATGGAGAAGTTGAACGTGTCTTGAAAGACTTCCACAAAGCAGGCAAACCGATTGG TCTTTGCTGCATTTCACCAGTGCTGGCAGCGAAGGTTCTCTCGGGTGCTGAAGTAACTGTGGGCCatgaagaagaggaaggtggCAAGTGGCCTTACGCTGGGACTGCAGGAGCCATTAAAGAACTGGGAGGAAAGCACTGTGTGAAAGAAGTAACT GAAGCTCACGTGGATGCGAAGAACAAGGTGGTGACTACCCCAGCATTTATGTGTGAAACAGAATTACATAAAATCTTTGATGGCATTGGGGCCATGGTGAAGAATGTGCTAAAATTAACGGGCAAATAA